In Agromyces archimandritae, one genomic interval encodes:
- a CDS encoding uracil-DNA glycosylase — MPMTLPELGEAGLIDPGWAAALEPVAVDIARMGDFLRTEREYLPAEDLVFSAFRAPLEDVRVLIVGQDPYPTPGHPIGLSFAVDPHVRPIPPSLANIYRELHDDLGIPPVPHGDLTAWTESGVMLLNRALTVRPGAPASHRRKGWEAVTEHAIRTLAARGTPLVAILWGRDAANLKPLLGDVPAIESAHPSPRSASRGFFGSRPFSRANELLTAAGGDPVDWRLPG, encoded by the coding sequence ATGCCGATGACGCTGCCCGAGCTCGGCGAGGCCGGGCTCATCGACCCCGGCTGGGCCGCCGCACTGGAGCCCGTCGCCGTCGACATCGCGCGCATGGGCGACTTCCTGCGTACCGAACGAGAGTATTTGCCCGCGGAGGATCTCGTGTTCAGCGCCTTCCGCGCTCCGCTCGAAGACGTGCGGGTGCTCATCGTCGGGCAGGACCCGTACCCCACACCCGGGCATCCCATCGGCCTGTCGTTCGCCGTCGACCCTCACGTGCGGCCCATCCCACCCAGCCTTGCCAACATCTACCGCGAACTGCACGACGACCTCGGCATCCCGCCCGTGCCGCACGGCGACCTCACGGCCTGGACCGAGTCGGGCGTGATGCTCCTGAACCGGGCGCTCACCGTGCGGCCGGGTGCCCCGGCATCCCACCGCCGCAAAGGCTGGGAGGCGGTCACCGAGCACGCCATCCGCACCCTCGCCGCCCGCGGCACGCCCCTCGTCGCGATCCTCTGGGGCCGCGACGCCGCGAATCTGAAACCGCTGCTCGGCGACGTGCCCGCGATCGAGTCCGCCCACCCGAGCCCGCGCTCGGCGTCGCGCGGCTTCTTCGGCTCGCGCCCCTTCAGCCGCGCGAACGAGCTCCTCACCGCCGCCGGCGGCGACCCCGTCGACTGGCGGTTGCCGGGGTAG
- a CDS encoding Type 1 glutamine amidotransferase-like domain-containing protein, which produces MSVHLVGGGLSETPNGAAYAAFLAEAGSRAASAGRVDAAGRPFPRIAVIAVRADGAEHAARLVAETAAAFDPVVTVVAEGAEVPAAAIADVDGILVGGGLTPAYRLALEPRFGEIRRQVAAGIPYLGFSAGAAIAAERALVGGWRVGGVAVAPEEAAEDLDELTVEGGIGLVDVAIDVHAAQWGTLSRLIAAVEAGIVDGGLAIDEHTALIVGEGGLGVAGAGSVWRVLPDEHGVLVSTIGA; this is translated from the coding sequence GTGAGCGTCCACCTCGTCGGCGGCGGGCTGAGCGAGACGCCGAACGGCGCCGCGTATGCGGCGTTCCTCGCCGAGGCGGGGTCGCGTGCGGCATCCGCCGGGCGTGTGGATGCCGCGGGCCGGCCGTTCCCGCGCATCGCCGTCATCGCGGTCCGCGCCGACGGGGCCGAGCATGCGGCCAGGCTCGTCGCCGAGACCGCTGCCGCCTTCGATCCGGTCGTGACCGTCGTCGCCGAGGGCGCCGAAGTGCCCGCCGCCGCGATCGCCGACGTCGACGGGATCCTCGTCGGCGGCGGGCTCACCCCCGCCTACCGGCTCGCGCTCGAACCGCGCTTCGGCGAGATCCGCCGGCAGGTCGCCGCCGGCATCCCGTATCTCGGGTTCTCGGCCGGGGCCGCGATCGCCGCGGAACGCGCCCTCGTCGGCGGGTGGCGCGTCGGCGGCGTGGCCGTCGCCCCCGAAGAGGCGGCCGAGGACCTCGACGAGCTCACCGTGGAGGGCGGCATCGGCCTCGTCGACGTCGCCATCGACGTGCACGCGGCCCAGTGGGGCACCCTGTCGCGGCTCATCGCGGCCGTCGAGGCCGGCATCGTCGACGGCGGCCTCGCGATCGACGAGCACACCGCCCTCATCGTCGGCGAGGGCGGCCTCGGGGTCGCCGGTGCCGGGAGCGTCTGGCGGGTGCTGCCCGACGAGCACGGCGTGCTCGTCTCGACGATCGGAGCGTGA
- a CDS encoding phosphoribosyltransferase codes for MTFDADDSASQTGAEVRREILEWSDFADASRSLAEDVLRSGFRPDVVIAIARGGLLLAGGISYALGTKACGSINVEFYTGIDERLPEPVLHPPMLDVPAVQGKRVLLVDDVSDSGRTLAKVVALLEEAGAEVRTATLYAKSHTVLEPDFTFRHTDDWIVFPWSALPPVDVPAAS; via the coding sequence ATGACGTTCGATGCCGATGACTCCGCAAGCCAGACGGGCGCCGAGGTGCGCCGCGAGATCCTCGAGTGGTCCGATTTCGCCGACGCCTCGCGCAGCCTCGCCGAGGACGTGCTGCGGAGCGGCTTCCGCCCCGATGTCGTGATCGCCATCGCCCGCGGCGGGCTGCTGCTGGCCGGCGGCATCTCCTACGCGCTCGGCACCAAGGCGTGCGGCTCGATCAACGTCGAGTTCTACACGGGCATCGACGAGCGCCTGCCGGAGCCCGTGCTGCACCCGCCGATGCTCGACGTGCCGGCGGTGCAGGGCAAGCGCGTGCTGCTCGTCGACGACGTCTCCGACTCGGGTCGCACGCTCGCGAAGGTCGTCGCCCTCCTCGAGGAGGCCGGCGCCGAGGTCCGCACGGCGACCCTGTACGCGAAGTCGCACACGGTGCTCGAGCCCGACTTCACCTTCCGCCACACGGACGACTGGATCGTCTTCCCGTGGTCGGCCCTTCCGCCCGTCGACGTGCCCGCCGCCTCGTGA
- a CDS encoding potassium channel family protein has protein sequence MSGGTNGGTAATERVAAVRRERWERAVSGWLVAAGLVFIVAYSVWVLAPALPDPLRRLLLALIAITWAAFAVDVVVRIVLTPAGGRWRFAFTHPVDVLSVVFPVFRAFRVIALIDRVAFFRQRDGAAVRSRIVALAGCYALVFVYFISLTTLEAEREVPGATITTFGDAVWWAFVTIATVGYGDTYPVTPLGRVAGVALMMGGVAIVGTASATILSFIDERIGRRRPRPPSVE, from the coding sequence ATGTCCGGGGGGACGAACGGCGGTACGGCCGCGACCGAGCGGGTCGCCGCCGTGCGCCGGGAACGCTGGGAGCGGGCTGTTTCGGGCTGGCTCGTGGCCGCCGGCCTCGTCTTCATCGTCGCCTACTCCGTGTGGGTGCTCGCGCCCGCCCTGCCCGATCCGCTGCGTCGTCTGCTGCTCGCCCTCATCGCGATCACCTGGGCCGCCTTCGCCGTCGACGTCGTCGTGCGCATCGTGCTGACACCGGCCGGCGGCCGCTGGCGCTTCGCGTTCACGCATCCCGTCGACGTGCTCTCGGTCGTGTTCCCCGTGTTCCGCGCGTTCCGCGTGATCGCCCTCATCGACCGGGTCGCGTTCTTCCGGCAGCGGGACGGGGCCGCCGTGCGCTCGCGGATCGTGGCGCTCGCCGGATGCTACGCGCTCGTGTTCGTCTACTTCATCTCGCTCACGACGCTCGAAGCCGAACGCGAGGTGCCGGGGGCGACGATCACGACCTTCGGCGATGCCGTGTGGTGGGCGTTCGTGACGATCGCCACCGTCGGCTACGGCGACACCTACCCGGTGACGCCGCTCGGCCGGGTCGCCGGCGTCGCGCTCATGATGGGCGGAGTGGCGATCGTCGGCACGGCGTCGGCGACGATCCTCTCGTTCATCGACGAACGGATCGGCCGGCGCAGGCCGCGGCCCCCGTCGGTCGAGTAG
- a CDS encoding SDR family oxidoreductase, translating into MVKRAVVTGASSGIGAATVRALREAGWDVVGVARREDRLRELADETGASFFVADLTKQEDVDALRDHLAATGGIHTLVNNAGGAKGMDSVEAGSVEDWQWMFDVNVIAVKRVVTAMLPLLRAAAAETGEGVDIVNVTSTAGHVAYPGGGGYNAAKHAAHALTEVLRLELNGEPIRVIEIAPGMVRTDEFALVRFGGDRAKADAVYQGVTHPLEAGDIAAIIRDALLKPWWVDQDLIVVKPVAQSAQHLVARGPLKPAE; encoded by the coding sequence ATGGTCAAGCGTGCAGTGGTGACGGGTGCGAGTTCTGGGATCGGGGCGGCGACGGTGCGCGCCCTGCGCGAAGCGGGTTGGGACGTCGTCGGCGTCGCCCGCCGCGAGGATCGTCTCCGCGAACTCGCCGACGAGACCGGTGCCTCCTTCTTCGTCGCCGACCTCACGAAGCAGGAGGACGTGGATGCGTTGCGCGACCATCTTGCGGCGACGGGCGGCATCCACACCCTCGTGAACAACGCAGGCGGCGCGAAGGGCATGGACAGCGTCGAGGCCGGCTCGGTCGAGGACTGGCAGTGGATGTTCGACGTCAACGTCATCGCCGTCAAGCGCGTCGTGACCGCGATGCTGCCGCTGCTGCGGGCCGCGGCCGCCGAGACCGGCGAGGGCGTCGACATCGTGAACGTGACCTCGACGGCCGGGCACGTCGCCTACCCGGGCGGCGGCGGCTACAACGCCGCCAAGCACGCCGCGCACGCCCTCACCGAGGTGCTGCGCCTCGAACTGAACGGCGAACCGATCCGCGTCATCGAGATCGCCCCCGGGATGGTCCGCACCGACGAGTTCGCACTCGTGCGCTTCGGCGGCGACCGGGCGAAGGCCGACGCCGTCTACCAGGGCGTCACGCATCCGCTCGAGGCCGGCGACATCGCCGCGATCATCCGCGACGCGCTGCTGAAGCCGTGGTGGGTGGATCAGGACCTCATCGTCGTGAAGCCGGTCGCGCAGTCCGCGCAGCACCTCGTGGCGCGCGGGCCGCTGAAGCCGGCCGAATAG
- a CDS encoding acyltransferase family protein — protein MQHTRAGQKRRVPLWDNARWIAIVLVVVGHGILPLIAEDDAAYSFYLFIYSFHVAVFVTVSGYFAKSGPPTARSLRRSLTDVVFPYFIFQTIWTVVKWLQGEPVPLDFTKPSWTLWFLIALAIWRIVLPYLVLLRWPFLISIVISVGAGYAETVDSTLALTRTFGMLPFFVFGWKLRQSRFTGRWLELPESIAWRWRAGAIALFGAVLAAAVLVVETWRDVKLRSFMLFDDAYVALGYDEPWSGLIRLALLVLGLVLACAFLTLMPRGKHWFTGFGSATLYIYLLHSFVLYPLRETPVLEGPMPFWVLPAMVVFCIGVSIVLSLRPVRRVFRPLVEPRARWLFRPEPTTATGTLVLPFDEQKDPPSAAPDAPGADASGPEPRERP, from the coding sequence ATGCAACACACGAGGGCGGGCCAGAAGAGACGGGTCCCCCTGTGGGACAACGCCAGGTGGATCGCGATCGTCCTCGTGGTCGTCGGCCACGGCATCCTGCCGCTCATCGCCGAGGACGACGCGGCCTACAGCTTCTACCTCTTCATCTATTCGTTCCACGTCGCCGTCTTCGTGACGGTGTCGGGGTACTTCGCGAAGTCGGGGCCGCCGACGGCGAGGTCGCTGCGCCGCAGCCTCACCGATGTGGTGTTCCCGTACTTCATCTTCCAGACCATCTGGACGGTGGTGAAGTGGTTGCAGGGCGAACCGGTGCCGCTCGATTTCACGAAGCCGTCGTGGACCCTCTGGTTCCTCATCGCGCTCGCGATCTGGCGGATCGTGCTGCCCTACCTGGTGCTGCTGCGCTGGCCGTTCCTCATCTCGATCGTGATCTCGGTGGGCGCAGGGTACGCCGAGACGGTCGACTCGACGCTCGCGCTGACCCGCACCTTCGGCATGCTGCCGTTCTTCGTGTTCGGCTGGAAGCTGCGGCAGTCGCGGTTCACGGGCCGCTGGCTCGAGCTGCCCGAGTCGATCGCGTGGCGGTGGCGGGCGGGGGCGATCGCCCTGTTCGGGGCGGTGCTCGCGGCGGCCGTCCTGGTCGTCGAGACGTGGCGGGATGTGAAGCTGCGCAGTTTCATGCTCTTCGACGACGCCTATGTCGCCCTCGGCTACGACGAGCCGTGGTCGGGGCTCATCCGCCTCGCCCTGCTCGTGCTCGGGCTCGTGCTGGCGTGCGCGTTCCTCACCCTGATGCCGCGCGGCAAGCACTGGTTCACGGGCTTCGGTTCGGCGACGCTGTACATCTACCTGCTGCACTCCTTCGTGCTGTACCCGTTGCGGGAGACCCCGGTGCTCGAGGGGCCGATGCCGTTCTGGGTGCTGCCGGCGATGGTGGTCTTCTGCATCGGCGTGTCGATCGTGCTGTCGCTCCGGCCCGTCCGGCGCGTGTTCCGCCCGCTGGTGGAGCCGCGGGCGCGCTGGCTGTTCCGCCCCGAGCCGACGACGGCGACGGGCACGCTCGTGCTGCCCTTCGACGAGCAGAAGGATCCGCCGTCGGCGGCGCCGGATGCCCCGGGTGCGGATGCGTCCGGCCCGGAGCCCCGAGAACGCCCGTAG
- a CDS encoding bifunctional o-acetylhomoserine/o-acetylserine sulfhydrylase translates to MSEHSADWRFETKQVHSGAAPDPVTKARATPIYQTTSYVFDNAEHAKNLFALAEFGNIYTRIQNPTQDVVEQRIAALEGGTGALLVASGQAAETFAVLNIAEAGDHIVSSSSIYGGTYNLFKYTLGKLGIETTFVENQDDAEEWRRAIRPNTKLLFAETVGNPKINVLDIRLVADVAHEAGIPLIVDNTIATPYLIRPFEHGADIVIHSATKFLGGHGTVVGGAIVDGGRFAWSENVEKFPGLTEPDPSYHGASYTAAVGDGLAYIIKARVQLLRDLGSAISPNSAWQLLQGIETLSLRIERHVQNAQLIAEWLDDHPDVASVNYSGLPTSPWYAIANEVAPKGVGAVLSFELKGGVDAGRAFVDNLKLFSHLANIGDVRSLVIHPASTTHSQLTPEQQLTAGVTPGLVRLSVGIENVDDLKADLELGLSAARAAVQAAAV, encoded by the coding sequence ATGAGCGAGCACAGCGCCGACTGGCGTTTCGAGACCAAGCAGGTGCACTCGGGCGCCGCGCCCGACCCCGTCACGAAGGCGCGGGCCACCCCGATCTACCAGACGACCTCGTACGTCTTCGACAACGCCGAGCACGCGAAGAACCTCTTCGCCCTCGCCGAGTTCGGCAACATCTACACGCGCATCCAGAACCCGACGCAGGACGTCGTCGAGCAGCGCATCGCCGCCCTCGAGGGCGGCACCGGTGCGCTGCTGGTGGCCAGCGGCCAGGCCGCCGAGACCTTCGCGGTGCTGAACATCGCCGAGGCCGGCGACCACATCGTGTCCTCCTCGTCGATCTACGGCGGCACGTACAACCTCTTCAAGTACACGCTCGGCAAGCTCGGCATCGAGACGACCTTCGTCGAGAACCAGGACGACGCCGAGGAGTGGCGCCGCGCGATCCGCCCGAACACGAAGCTGCTGTTCGCCGAGACCGTCGGCAACCCGAAGATCAACGTGCTCGACATCCGCCTCGTCGCCGATGTCGCGCACGAGGCGGGCATCCCGCTCATCGTCGACAACACGATCGCGACCCCCTACCTCATCCGCCCATTCGAGCACGGCGCCGACATCGTCATCCACTCGGCGACGAAGTTCCTGGGCGGCCACGGCACCGTCGTCGGCGGGGCGATCGTCGACGGCGGGCGCTTCGCGTGGTCGGAGAACGTCGAGAAGTTCCCCGGCCTCACCGAACCCGACCCGAGCTACCACGGCGCGAGCTACACGGCCGCGGTCGGCGATGGCCTTGCGTACATCATCAAGGCGCGCGTGCAGCTGCTGCGCGACCTCGGCTCGGCGATCTCGCCGAACTCGGCCTGGCAGCTGCTGCAGGGCATCGAGACCCTCTCGCTCCGCATCGAGCGGCACGTGCAGAACGCGCAGCTCATCGCCGAGTGGCTCGACGACCACCCCGATGTGGCGAGCGTGAACTACTCGGGCCTGCCGACGAGCCCGTGGTACGCGATCGCGAACGAGGTCGCGCCGAAGGGCGTCGGCGCCGTGCTCTCCTTCGAGCTGAAGGGGGGTGTGGATGCCGGCCGCGCCTTCGTCGACAACCTGAAGCTCTTCAGCCACCTGGCGAACATCGGCGATGTGCGCTCGCTCGTCATCCACCCGGCGTCGACGACGCATTCGCAGCTGACGCCCGAGCAGCAGCTCACTGCCGGCGTGACGCCGGGCCTCGTGCGACTGTCGGTCGGCATCGAGAACGTCGACGATCTGAAGGCCGATCTGGAGCTCGGGCTCTCCGCGGCCCGCGCGGCCGTGCAGGCGGCGGCCGTCTGA